A stretch of DNA from Candidatus Protochlamydia phocaeensis:
CATGCTTACTCAACTTATTCAAATATGGATAGTGGATCAGGGATTACATTAATGACTTCTTTAGGCCACAGCTCCATGCAAATGACAACAAGATACACGCACGCAGGTGTTAACGAAATGAGAACCTTAACAAAATCTGTTGGTAAATATTAGATGAGAAGAAATGATGAGTAGACAAACCGATAAGCAACTTGGCGTATATAAAGATCTGTCAATATTGATGCATACACGCAATCAATATCCTCTCGAATCTTAATGATGGCCTAGCTGCTAAGCTACAAAATGATTCAAAATATGCGCATGCCAAATCGATTGCAAGTATTTTACTGAAGTGGTAGTCTTGGTTCATGGGTAGAAAGTCAAATTTTATAGATTTATATTTTCCGAGATTTTCACGTTATGAACCAAAATGAACCTTATCCTCATGCTCCTCTGACCGAGGCTATATTTGAGATTCAAGTTGAACTACCGCCTGATGCTACCATTACCCATCTTGAACAGCTAACTAATAAGATTTGTGTAGAATACCCAAAAAAACGTTCTCGGAAAAGATTTGAGGGGAAAATTGGATTTAACGAACAAACCCTAATTTCTGAATCAATGGACCTAGGAATAGATGGCTTTTTAAACTGGTCTGCCGATGAAAAACAAGTTGTTCAGTTTCGTTTGGATGGATATAGCTTCAGTAGGCTAAAACCGTACCAGAGTTGGGATGAACATTTTCCAGAGGTTATTAAAAATTGGAATATTTACTCGGAAAATGTTGTTCCTATTCGAATAAAGCGGATAGCTATTCGTTTTATCAACGTGATTGAAATACCCAGAGACTCTTCTCTGCAAGAATATTTTATAAACACGCCTAAATTGCCATCGGTTACATTTGCTTTGAATAACTTTTTTAATAGGATTGAGTTTTTAATTCCAGAAAAGAACGTAAATGTTGTTGTTACTCAAACTTTTGGAAAGTCTTTAGATCCAACTAAAAAATCGATAATTTTGGATGTGGAAGCTTCGCAAGAAATTAATTCAAAAATTAGTGATAATTCGATGATGGATGTATTTCAAGTGCTTCGCAATGTCAAAAACGATGTTTTCAAAAAGAGTTTAACGGAAAAAACCACAGAGCTTTTTACATGAACGCATATCCAATAGATCTTCCTTTTTATTCTTCTCATTATGATCTTGGTGTAAGTTCTCCATCTCAAGAGGTTTCTACCTATATATGGAGAATCAGAAATCATACTTCTCAAACTATGTCATTGGGTTGGAGAGAAACTTTGAATCAACAACTAATGGATGTATATTCTAGATGTTGTGAAGAAAACTGGGATGGTTATGATGCAGTTGCAATTAATCGCTCTGCGATATATGCAACCTCAATTTTTATAGAACTCTTACCGGATGGTATTAAAATTCCAGAAATTGTACCTGAGCCTACCGGTGAAATAGGATTTGAATGGACTAACGGAAAACATGCAATTTTTGCAGTTTCTGTAAATTCGCAAACGATCACTTTTGCAGGGCTATTTGGATCAGGAAAAAGTCACGGAGAAGTTAAATTTTTGAATGTAATTCCTTCTATAATTGAAAAAATTTTATTAGATTATTTTGTTCTATCATGACTAACACCTCTGATTTCGTCGATAACTCGGAAAAAATTGGGCGTTTTATTTTTTCTTCAGATCATTTTAGTTCTGTAAGCAATAGAGTAAAATATGGAGCTTTTTTACCAGCAAAAGACAATAAAGCTTCAGTTTTTCGAATAAATGGATACACAGAGAAGGAAATAAGCGAACTTGATAAGCTGTTTGTTTCTGGAAAAAGAAACGACGGAAAGGTCTCTAAAGCTCGGGCCGATATCTTTGCTATTGAAGTTAGAAAATCTCAATTAGATGTTATATCAGAACCAACTCCCCATAAGGACCACGCTAACATCGAAGGGTATGCTAGCGATAAATCTGCTCAAAAGTTGAAAGCCATAGAATTAGCAAATCATGCGATGTTGATTTCTCAAGAAATTCACTAGAAAAACCAAATTAGATGAGCTGATCTAGACTTAATCTGACACCTATATTTGTTTGGAGGCCGATGCCCTCGGGAAAAACTTGGGCTTCGATCTCCATTGTTTATACAACATTTAATATAGGTGTCAGATTAAGTCTAGATCAACTCAATTTATGTTAGAATAAATTCGTCTTACTTTAAGACGTCTGGAATAATTTGACCCGAATGTACATTTTCCTTTTCTAGTTTTTTGTACATTTGGTCCCAATACTCTTCTTGGGATTTGTCTTCCTTAAGCCTATAAAAGCTTCTCATTGCGAGTGCTACCTCACATGTTAAGTTTTTATCTACAGCCTGTCTCAAATAGAATTCAGACTCTTCATCTGTAATTGGAGGTTTACCTGGAGCACTATTACAGTTTGAGAGAAGTAGTAATAATTCACTTGGAGAGTCCTTTAACTTATCATAGGCTCTTTTATAGCAGAGATATCGTTCATCATAAAGCCAAAGCATTTCACAAAGACCTCCTAGAAAGACGTCATTTTTCCAATCACTTTCCCACTCCTTTTTAAAATGCTCTTTTATTTTGAAAGCAAGTTTTAAAGCATATTGCTGCTTTTCATCATCTTGAATATCATCATAAAAAAGATGTTCTACGATATGCATGGCATCGTTAAAGCTTAAAGATGAACAAACATCTTCGACTGAATAATTTGATATAAGTAACCCCCAGTCCTTTTGAGAAATAAGCTCTTTTATTTTATTCATTTTGTGATCACCCATGCATCATTGAGGAATAGCTCTCCCGTCTCAAGATTTTTATTGAAGACAGCTTTGACTTCATGCCCATTGATTTTCATTTGATGATCATAGCGAATAAAATTTTTATAGTTTCGACCTGGTTCTAATCGATATTTCTCTAGAAAAATTTGATTGTCTTCCAGTAGCTTAATGACATTTTTGCAATCCATTTCCACATTACCTGTTAATTTCATTAACTTATCCCATGCAAAAGAGAGCGTGGATATTTTGATTGCTTTGCTCTAAGTGATGTCGCTATGCAAAAATCCAGTATTAAGCTTGAGCCTTGCGGTGATTATCACTATTCTCCATTGACTATGGGAAGCGTCTATTTTGTAGGAGATCTTAATCATCCAGAAACAATTGAGCTAACTCAAAAATATCAACATCAAAGAGGACATATGCCCAAGGCAATTTCTTAGAAATCACTTTATCACAGTTTATATCTGAATAGAGCTTGTTCAATTTCGCACTTGATCGTACGTGTTAGTTGCATGATACTTCCTTGATATGAAAAAAATTATAAACTATAGGGTAAAATTCATATATTTCTAAACAATTCGCAATTGGCGATGCTGGCTAGGGTTTGCTGCATATAAAAGCTTTTCATACTTATCTAAGGAAATATTAACTTTACCTTTTTCATATTGAGCATAAGCATGAGGTGATTTTGATCCTAAACGTTCTGCCACTTCACGTACTGTAGAACCACTTATTTCCCTTTGCCTTCTTAAGGAAAGAGCTAACATTAATTTGTTATCCGTAGTTGTTATGCCAATAACGCCTTTGTTATAGAGATTAACATTCACATCAAAGTCTTTACTTACTTCTTTTTTAAAATAAGAGAGAATTAACGCTAGTATAGCGTCTTTAAGCATTAGTAAGGCTTCATCTTTAGATTCCCCTTGTGTCATTATATCTAAGGAGGGAACTTCTGCGAGCCAACAGTCCTTACTTTTAAAAATTCTTCCTTCAATTTCCATAATTACTCTTTCTCCTTCGCAGGATTATTCACAGCTTTTTTTAAGATCTTTTTTGCTAATAATTCATTAATTTCTGGATGTCGCGGAACAGGTTCGTAGATTTCCCCATTAGTCCAGATATCATGGTTTCCGCCGTGACGGTCTAACCACCAGCCTTGCTGTGAAAGTTTCTTTTCTAAGTCTCGTTTTTTCATACTTTAATTGTACATATATTTATGTACAAAGTCAATCGTTTCTATAATCCTAGCTTAATTGCGGCATTATTCTTCCATTCATCAAGCTCGCGAATATACTTCTTCAGCGTGTCGCTTTTTCTGTGTCCTGTTTGGGCCATGATGTCCACTTCAGAAGCGCCATTAAGATAAGCCTGTGTTACAAAACCAGCCCGCAGGGAATGCCCGCCAAAGTTTGGAATGGGCTTTGTCGGGTCTTCGCGAGCCTCCGCTTTTGCTATGTTTGTTTTATCTTTTACATAGGGATTACGCATGATGATAAGCGCGACAGCTTTATCAGAAAGCGCCTTGTTCTGAATTTGCCCATGGCGGTTGATGCTGCGAAAGATTGGCCCATCTGTAAGGTCAGCCGCTTGAATCCAGCTTTTTAAAGCGCGAACAGGACAAGTTTGTGGATTGCTTCCGTAGGGAATAATAGGGTTGCGCTCGCCTGTCTTTGACCAAGGAATGTTAAGTTTAAATCCGTTTTCGGAAGCTTGAAGATGCTGAATGCAAATCCTTGCAAGCTCGGAACGCCGAAGGGCACAGGTAAACCCAACTAAAAGTAAGGCGCGATCGCGAATACCGATTAAGCTGTCAGGCAAGGCCGCTACCATATTAGCAATATCGGCTTTGATAATAGGAGATTTTCTTTTCTCTTTGACGCGGTGCGGCTGCTCTTTACTCAATTTATTCTTGATGCCTTTTAGTGTTCGCACAATGGCTGGGTCTTTGCGATTGAACTCCATTTCATTGTATTGATGAACCTTACTAATGGACGTAAGCCGCCTATTAAGGCTATTCCATTTCAGGGGCGCTTTTGTCTGAAGCCCTCTTGATTTGCCAGAGATTCCAAGCCAGGGATTGCGTGCCCGATCTTCAAGATAATCTGCAACATCATGCGGATTGGCAGGCAGGAAGGATCGTCCTCTTTCTGTGCACCATAAACAGAGGTCTTCCCAATCGGACAGGTAAGCATCAATAGAAGCTTTAGCCATGTCATGTTCGGTAAATGAATTTCTGTAGCGCTTAATTGGCTCGAGTCTATCAATGATTGTTGGCGTGATGGTGATAATCGCATTTTCCATAATCAAACCCTCTTGATTCCGATAAGATTCCCATATCGGAAGTTAAGATATCCTATTTAATTTTTTTATACCACCCAAAATTATGTACATATTTTTCATATGAGAATTTCTTTAAAAATACATATAATTTTATATATTTACACATATTGCTATATGCTATATGTTATCAATAAGTAAAGATGTTAATGAGGATAACTATGAAAAAAGTTAAAACAATGAGCTTTGTTGAATTTCGTCAAAATTTATCGGAATGTGTCAATTTAGCAAAATACAAAGGGGAACGCTTTTTAATCACTAGAAATGGAAAAACTGTGGGAGCCTTTATACCTGTTGAAGATTTAGATAAAATACAGCTCATGGATAATGAGCCAGTTAAAATATCTACTAAAGATGATTTAGGATAAGACAACGGATTATGAGTCCGCGGACTTCCCACACTTCACTACAGTCATTCACTGCTCACAGCAAGATGATAGCATGATCTAAAACTTAAATTCAATTGTCAATTGCTGGCATTTATTGATGAAAATAGGATGGCACTGTGCCGCCAAAATCGAAAAATTTATTGCCATCAATCATTTGAATCATTGCCTTCATATCCACAAACTCCTGCACGCGGAGAATTGACAAGAGGCATTAACATGTATGTGTCCTCCTCCTCTACTGCACACGAATGATTTTCACTACAGCTAGCACATATTGTATCTCCGCAAAGAGAACAAATGATTTCAGATGTTTTTTTACAAGATTTACAAGGAAAAATGGGTGGATCATTCCTCATAAGAAGATTAATTGTATTTTGAGAAGATGTTGAAATACCTTCGATTACCTCTAGCTCAAGCTCTGTAGAAGATCCCATGTCATAGGTATAATCAAATTTCAACCCTGGCAAAAAAAGCTGACCAACTTTATTTTTCATAGATTGGCTAGTGTTTCCCGATTCGCTGTGAGACATATAACTACGATTACCAATAGTAAATTGGCTTAAATGGCCACAACATTCGAGCCAAATATCTCTTAAAAACTGATCTAGCTTGCCCAAAGTGACATCTTTTGAAAGAGCAATAAACATCCAATATAGATTTGGCTGTTCTGCCCAAGCTACTCTTACCAAGTATCCCTCAGAGGTTGATTGAGCAATGCATCCTAATAAATGAGTTTTTGCTTGGGTTGAGTTGCATACCTCGCCACACTTAACACATTTACCCTTAGCTTTTATCTTCATCGATAATGCCTTTTTAAGTTAAAAATTAATCCGAGTTAACTGATTAAATCAGCAATGGCACTTTTTTCATAACGATTTAGCGGCTAAAGGGATGTTTAAATAACCTTCATGACTGACGACATGAACTCTTGCAATTTTACGATTGCGGGGCTTTGGCCTTACAACAATATCAATGTCTTGTCCAAGCAAATTTAAAAAATGCATTAAACGCTCGACAGAAAAACCAGAGAGCTTGCGGCGCAATAAGGCAGAAACTTTAGGTTGATTAATCCCCATCATTTCAGCAGCCTTTGCTTGCGTGAGCTTACGCTTTTTAATGATATGATCAATCTCCCAAGCAAGCTCTGCTTTTGTTAATTCTTCATCAGCATTTTCAATCTCGATATCTGCAAAAATGTTTTCGCTGGCCACTTCAAATTCTATGTCTTCTTGTTCTTTTTTTTTCTTAACCATATGACTTTCCTCTATTATTTATACTTTTGGTGAACGCTCTTCAACCGCTGTTCGACTAAATCAATTTCCTGCTTAGGTGTTTTGATTCCAGTCTTTGATTTCTTTTGAAAGGCGTGAAGGACAAATACAGCCTCTTCCATTTGAACAGTATAAATCGTGCGATAAGTTCCTTGACCGTCGCTTTGAACAATCTCAAGAACGCTCCCTCCGCCAAAACCCTTTAAAGGCTTAGCATCTCTATGCTTCTCTCCTTTTTGGGCAATATACAAAGCATGCCCCATCTCTTTTCTCACATCACTCGGAAAATCCATAAAGTCTTTTTTACTTGATCCTACCCAGATAATCGGCTTTCTTTGATTCATATGCCCTCCAAATATCGATTATCCCAATTTTGGGATATAATTTCAATGAAATTTTAGAGATCTTTCTAGTGAAAATTTTCTTTTAGGATTGATTCTTAATTGCCTAAAGCTTTCCCTTTTGGTAGAATAATAATATTTAATTCCTGAAGAATGAACAAGTTATGACAACTAAGAAAATTATTGTAATCCCTTATTGCTCTGATTGGCCAATCAGCTTTGAAAGAGAGGCATCGCAAATTAAAGAAGTTTTGGGTTCTAACTGTTTGAATCTCTATCATGTCGGCTCAACGTCGGTACCAGGACTTTCTGCAAAACCTGTCATTGACATCATTGGAGTTGTCGAAAATCCTACGGAAGCGAAGGCTTAAGGTTTAAGTATAAAGGCGAATACAATATTCCCATGCGCTTTTATTTTAACCGCTCTGAAAGGTTGTGGACACAAATCTCCATGTTTATGAAGAAGGTCATCCAGAAATTGAGCTCAATCTCACTTTTAGAGACTATTTAAGGAATCATCCAGAAGCCAGAAATGAGTACGCTAGTTTAAAAGAAAATCTTTTAAAAGATGAAGCTTCTTATGAAAAGAGAGGCTCGGCTTTTACAGGATATAATCTTGGCAAGGATGCTTTCATAAGAAAAGTCTTAAAGGCAGCAAACTTTAATCGCATTCGCATCATGAAATGCACACATTATGCTGAGTTGAATTTTGCCCGAAAGCTAAGGCAAAAATATTTTTTTGATCCCTTATCTATGGCCGATCCCTACACATGGACATTCGATCATCAAGAGCACGCACATCTGATTCTTTATCAAGGTGTTGAGATGCTTGGATATGCACATATTCAATTTTGGCAAGGTCAAAGAGCAGCTCTCAGAATTTTTGTCATCGATGAACCTTACCGTCATCAAGGATTTGGTTCGCAATTTCTTGAGCTGTGTGAACAATGGCTAAAAAGACAAGGCATTAAATCTATTCATGATGAAGCAAGACCAGATGCTCTTAGCCTTTATCGCAAGAATGGCTATAGCGATATGCCTTTTGATGATCCGAG
This window harbors:
- a CDS encoding TIGR04255 family protein, with the protein product MNQNEPYPHAPLTEAIFEIQVELPPDATITHLEQLTNKICVEYPKKRSRKRFEGKIGFNEQTLISESMDLGIDGFLNWSADEKQVVQFRLDGYSFSRLKPYQSWDEHFPEVIKNWNIYSENVVPIRIKRIAIRFINVIEIPRDSSLQEYFINTPKLPSVTFALNNFFNRIEFLIPEKNVNVVVTQTFGKSLDPTKKSIILDVEASQEINSKISDNSMMDVFQVLRNVKNDVFKKSLTEKTTELFT
- a CDS encoding type II toxin-antitoxin system HicB family antitoxin, producing the protein MEIEGRIFKSKDCWLAEVPSLDIMTQGESKDEALLMLKDAILALILSYFKKEVSKDFDVNVNLYNKGVIGITTTDNKLMLALSLRRQREISGSTVREVAERLGSKSPHAYAQYEKGKVNISLDKYEKLLYAANPSQHRQLRIV
- a CDS encoding type II toxin-antitoxin system HicA family toxin, which encodes MKKRDLEKKLSQQGWWLDRHGGNHDIWTNGEIYEPVPRHPEINELLAKKILKKAVNNPAKEKE
- a CDS encoding tyrosine-type recombinase/integrase yields the protein MENAIITITPTIIDRLEPIKRYRNSFTEHDMAKASIDAYLSDWEDLCLWCTERGRSFLPANPHDVADYLEDRARNPWLGISGKSRGLQTKAPLKWNSLNRRLTSISKVHQYNEMEFNRKDPAIVRTLKGIKNKLSKEQPHRVKEKRKSPIIKADIANMVAALPDSLIGIRDRALLLVGFTCALRRSELARICIQHLQASENGFKLNIPWSKTGERNPIIPYGSNPQTCPVRALKSWIQAADLTDGPIFRSINRHGQIQNKALSDKAVALIIMRNPYVKDKTNIAKAEAREDPTKPIPNFGGHSLRAGFVTQAYLNGASEVDIMAQTGHRKSDTLKKYIRELDEWKNNAAIKLGL
- a CDS encoding type II toxin-antitoxin system Phd/YefM family antitoxin, giving the protein MKKVKTMSFVEFRQNLSECVNLAKYKGERFLITRNGKTVGAFIPVEDLDKIQLMDNEPVKISTKDDLG
- a CDS encoding IS1096 element passenger TnpR family protein encodes the protein MKIKAKGKCVKCGEVCNSTQAKTHLLGCIAQSTSEGYLVRVAWAEQPNLYWMFIALSKDVTLGKLDQFLRDIWLECCGHLSQFTIGNRSYMSHSESGNTSQSMKNKVGQLFLPGLKFDYTYDMGSSTELELEVIEGISTSSQNTINLLMRNDPPIFPCKSCKKTSEIICSLCGDTICASCSENHSCAVEEEDTYMLMPLVNSPRAGVCGYEGNDSND
- a CDS encoding helix-turn-helix domain-containing protein, whose amino-acid sequence is MVKKKKEQEDIEFEVASENIFADIEIENADEELTKAELAWEIDHIIKKRKLTQAKAAEMMGINQPKVSALLRRKLSGFSVERLMHFLNLLGQDIDIVVRPKPRNRKIARVHVVSHEGYLNIPLAAKSL
- a CDS encoding type II toxin-antitoxin system RelE/ParE family toxin; this encodes MNQRKPIIWVGSSKKDFMDFPSDVRKEMGHALYIAQKGEKHRDAKPLKGFGGGSVLEIVQSDGQGTYRTIYTVQMEEAVFVLHAFQKKSKTGIKTPKQEIDLVEQRLKSVHQKYK
- a CDS encoding GrpB family protein → MTTKKIIVIPYCSDWPISFEREASQIKEVLGSNCLNLYHVGSTSVPGLSAKPVIDIIGVVENPTEAKA
- a CDS encoding GNAT family N-acetyltransferase, with amino-acid sequence MDTNLHVYEEGHPEIELNLTFRDYLRNHPEARNEYASLKENLLKDEASYEKRGSAFTGYNLGKDAFIRKVLKAANFNRIRIMKCTHYAELNFARKLRQKYFFDPLSMADPYTWTFDHQEHAHLILYQGVEMLGYAHIQFWQGQRAALRIFVIDEPYRHQGFGSQFLELCEQWLKRQGIKSIHDEARPDALSLYRKNGYSDMPFDDPSGEPSSPHDIAVGKKL